The nucleotide window GGCAGCGGTGACCCCGGCATCGGACATGGCCGATCGCCTCCTTGAGATATGTTGTGGGAGAGAGGATATGGTGGTGTACTGCTCAGCCCGGCAGGAAGATCGACTTGAGGTTCTGGTAGGCGGCGAGACCCTCGGGTCCGAGTTCGCGGCCGATGCCGCTGGCCTTGACGCCGCCGAACGGTGAACCCCAGTCGAGGTTGAAGTAGTTGACCCCGAACGACCCGGTCTCGACGCGGCGGGCGACGTCGACGCCGCGGTCGGGGTCGGAGGTCCACACCGTTCCGCCCAGGCCGTACGACGAATCGTTGGCCAGAGCGATGGCGTCGTCGACGTCGTCGTAGCGCAGCACGGTCAGCACCGGCCCGAAGACCTCTTCGCGGGCGATGGTGGCCGAGTTGTCGACGCCGGCGAAGACGGTCGGCTCGACGAAGAACCCCCGGTCGACACCCGACGGAGTTCCGCCGCCGGTGGTGACCGTGCCGCCCTCTGATCGGCCGCGCTCGATCAGGGACAGCACCCGGTCGCGGTGTCGGCCGCTCGCCAGCGGGCCGACGGCCACGTTCTCGTCCATGGGGTCGCCGACCGGCAACGACGCGCACATCGTGCTGATGGCTTCGAGGTACTCGTCATAACGGCTGCCGGGCACCAGGATTCGGGTGGACATGTAGCAGGTCTGGCCGGTGTTCAGCAGGGACGCGGTGGCCAGTCCACCGACGGTCTGCTCCAGGTCGGCGTCGTCGAGCACCAGGGCTGCGGACTTGCCGCCGAGCTCGAGGGTCACCGGACGGATGAGTTCGCCACAGACACGGCCGATCTCGCGGCCGGCCGGGGTCGAGCCGGTGAACGCGACCTTGTCGACGTGCGGGTGCGACACCAGGTGGCGGCCGATCTCGCTGCCGCCGTTGACGATGTTGAGGACGCCGGCGGGCAGTTCGGCGGCGATGGCCGCCTCGGCGAGGACGTAGGCGTCGAGACTCGTCTCCGGCGACGGTTTGAGGACGACGGTGCAGCCGGCCGCGAGGGCGGGAGCGATCTTGAACATCGAGAGGATCGCCGGGAAGTTCCACGGCGCGATCGCCCCGACGACGCCGATGGCCTCGCGGCGCACGATCGTCGACCCGGGCAGCGGTTGGCTGGTCCTGGTCTCTTCGACCGGGGTGGTCTCGACGAGGTCGGCGTAGTAGCGCAGCAGCTGGACCGGGGCCGCGCCCTCGGCGAACCGTGCCAGCGCGATGGGCATGCCGTTCTCGGACGTCACGGCCGACGCGCGATCCTCGGCTCGTTTGTCGAGTTCGTCAGCGAACCGGCGCAGATGTGCGGCACGGTCGGCCGGGGACAGGTCGCGCCAGCCCGACGACCGGAAGGCGGTGCGGGCCGCCGCGACGGCGGCGTCGACGTCGGCGGTGGTCGCTTCGGGTACCGCGCCGAACTGCTCTTCGGTCAGCGGCGAGATGACCGGGATCGTCGCCGAGCCGAACGGTGCGCGCCAGCCGCCGTCGATGAAAAAACTCGTGCGAACAGAGTCGATGGTGGTCATCTCGGTACTCCTTGCTGCTGTGTCAGCCGTCGAGCGTCCGGCCGTGTGTGTCCATGATCACTCCTCATTCACGCCGATTTCTTGACATCTCGCGACGTGTATTTGACAGTTGGTGCCATGGCCGACCTGATCTGCGCGTCGTCGCTCAGTCAGCTGCCCGAGCTGATCGAGGAACACGATGGCGACGCCCGCGCGATGCTGGCCCGCGTCGGGGTGGACCC belongs to Gordonia sp. KTR9 and includes:
- a CDS encoding aldehyde dehydrogenase produces the protein MTTIDSVRTSFFIDGGWRAPFGSATIPVISPLTEEQFGAVPEATTADVDAAVAAARTAFRSSGWRDLSPADRAAHLRRFADELDKRAEDRASAVTSENGMPIALARFAEGAAPVQLLRYYADLVETTPVEETRTSQPLPGSTIVRREAIGVVGAIAPWNFPAILSMFKIAPALAAGCTVVLKPSPETSLDAYVLAEAAIAAELPAGVLNIVNGGSEIGRHLVSHPHVDKVAFTGSTPAGREIGRVCGELIRPVTLELGGKSAALVLDDADLEQTVGGLATASLLNTGQTCYMSTRILVPGSRYDEYLEAISTMCASLPVGDPMDENVAVGPLASGRHRDRVLSLIERGRSEGGTVTTGGGTPSGVDRGFFVEPTVFAGVDNSATIAREEVFGPVLTVLRYDDVDDAIALANDSSYGLGGTVWTSDPDRGVDVARRVETGSFGVNYFNLDWGSPFGGVKASGIGRELGPEGLAAYQNLKSIFLPG